A section of the Deltaproteobacteria bacterium genome encodes:
- a CDS encoding ATP-binding protein yields MISIEVKQRIRHMNPWLEQPQRAEEYIGRFLPSPYVPRKVDMPSIVTNRAFLVVGPRQAGKSTFVWNTLKPLAPHILFLNMEDPLLRVGCASAVEFTAHIRETYPFIKAVFIDEVQHMAEAGLFVKGLVDARLDMSLWITGSSSFHLRSKTRESLAGRATRRKLLPFSMGELLSYRQPASDISRRYESEQILNHQLIYGSYPAVYLIQEPGEKINLLNDLVESLILRDASDLFRIKRIDAFRRLLTLLAGQIGQIVNLSELAAICGVDVGSIGNYIEIMEESHIIKVLSPFAGGRRREITRAPKVFFIDNGIRNQLLNLFSPASPMRADRGALFENWAFTEISKAVPITADIKFWRSKGGAEIDFVIENAGKIVAVEVKSTALRHPKLGRSARSFIDAYRPERFALLNLTLDEEMDIEGCRVNFLTPCHFIQWLTG; encoded by the coding sequence ATGATAAGTATTGAAGTTAAACAGAGAATACGCCACATGAATCCGTGGTTGGAGCAGCCTCAGCGGGCAGAGGAATACATCGGACGATTCTTGCCATCGCCCTACGTTCCCCGGAAAGTGGACATGCCCTCCATCGTGACAAACCGGGCTTTTCTGGTTGTCGGCCCCCGTCAGGCAGGCAAATCCACGTTTGTCTGGAATACGCTGAAGCCATTGGCCCCGCACATCCTTTTCCTCAATATGGAGGATCCCCTGCTACGGGTCGGCTGTGCCTCCGCCGTTGAATTCACTGCCCATATTCGTGAAACCTACCCCTTTATAAAAGCCGTTTTTATTGATGAAGTGCAACACATGGCAGAAGCAGGCCTCTTTGTGAAGGGCCTGGTTGATGCCAGATTGGACATGTCGCTCTGGATTACCGGTTCGTCATCCTTTCACCTGAGAAGCAAAACAAGGGAATCCCTGGCAGGCAGGGCCACAAGGAGAAAGCTGCTTCCCTTTAGTATGGGAGAACTGCTGAGTTATCGGCAACCCGCGAGTGACATTTCACGGCGATACGAGTCAGAGCAGATACTTAACCATCAGCTCATTTACGGCAGCTACCCCGCTGTGTACCTGATCCAGGAACCCGGCGAGAAAATTAACCTTCTCAATGATCTGGTTGAATCCCTTATCCTGCGGGACGCGTCAGACCTGTTTCGCATCAAGCGGATCGATGCCTTTCGAAGATTGCTGACCCTTCTGGCAGGACAGATTGGCCAGATTGTGAATCTGTCGGAACTTGCGGCCATCTGCGGAGTAGATGTGGGGAGTATCGGGAATTACATTGAAATCATGGAGGAAAGCCATATCATCAAAGTCCTTTCACCCTTCGCCGGCGGCAGGCGCCGGGAAATAACACGGGCTCCGAAAGTATTTTTCATTGACAACGGTATTCGAAACCAACTGCTGAATCTTTTTTCACCTGCAAGTCCAATGAGAGCGGACCGGGGAGCGCTTTTCGAAAACTGGGCTTTCACGGAAATCTCCAAGGCCGTCCCGATCACAGCGGACATAAAATTCTGGCGTAGCAAAGGGGGCGCGGAGATTGACTTCGTCATTGAAAACGCTGGTAAAATAGTGGCGGTGGAGGTTAAAAGCACGGCTTTGCGCCACCCGAAACTCGGCAGATCTGCAAGAAGTTTCATCGACGCCTACAGGCCGGAGCGGTTTGCCCTTTTGAATCTGACACTGGACGAAGAAATGGACATCGAAGGGTGCAGGGTAAATTTTCTCACACCCTGCCATTTTATCCAATGGCTCACCGGATAG
- a CDS encoding DUF1778 domain-containing protein gives MPISLRIASDKEKIIKEQAKLSGKTKTKFILEAIDDKLGLSGDREQFIRSFAGWLTSDEADELRRSLDVFEKVNEEDWK, from the coding sequence ATGCCCATTAGTCTAAGGATAGCGTCGGACAAGGAAAAGATAATAAAGGAACAGGCGAAACTATCAGGCAAGACAAAAACGAAGTTTATCCTGGAAGCCATTGATGATAAATTGGGTCTGTCCGGGGATCGCGAACAATTCATCCGAAGTTTCGCAGGTTGGCTTACCTCTGATGAAGCAGATGAATTACGGCGCTCTCTGGATGTTTTCGAGAAGGTCAATGAGGAAGATTGGAAATGA
- a CDS encoding type II toxin-antitoxin system VapC family toxin, giving the protein MRLVLDTNIYTDYAQGLPDVVEMMAIHGTQLFIPSVVLGELHYGFMKGGKKQLNEGKLHQFITHLHVNIIDVNDEVARKYATIMLSLIKKGTKIPINDVWIAASCMNVGGTLFTRDRHFDAIDQLDKIVP; this is encoded by the coding sequence ATGAGGCTCGTTCTCGATACAAACATCTACACGGATTATGCCCAGGGCTTACCGGATGTCGTAGAGATGATGGCGATCCATGGCACACAGCTATTTATCCCCTCTGTCGTCCTCGGAGAGTTGCATTATGGCTTTATGAAGGGGGGTAAGAAGCAACTCAACGAAGGGAAACTGCATCAATTTATTACGCATTTGCACGTCAACATTATCGATGTCAATGACGAGGTGGCCCGGAAATACGCCACCATCATGTTGTCTCTCATCAAAAAAGGAACAAAAATCCCCATCAATGACGTATGGATTGCCGCATCCTGTATGAACGTCGGCGGAACGCTCTTTACACGGGACAGGCATTTTGACGCCATTGACCAACTGGACAAGATAGTCCCTTGA
- a CDS encoding AbrB/MazE/SpoVT family DNA-binding domain-containing protein translates to MSLVKVKQNYQITIPNSLRKDLKIAIGDFLEGEIQNGELILKPVKLVHPDQAYFYTEEWQKGEVQADRDIARGDVVGPFDNLADSLNALKKAER, encoded by the coding sequence ATGTCCCTCGTTAAAGTAAAACAGAATTACCAGATCACGATTCCAAACAGCTTACGCAAGGATTTGAAAATCGCCATCGGGGATTTCCTGGAAGGTGAAATACAGAACGGCGAGCTGATTTTAAAGCCCGTGAAGCTGGTACACCCAGACCAGGCATACTTTTATACCGAAGAGTGGCAGAAGGGTGAGGTTCAAGCCGACAGAGACATCGCCAGGGGGGATGTGGTCGGTCCTTTTGATAACCTTGCAGACAGCCTCAATGCCTTGAAAAAAGCCGAACGATGA
- a CDS encoding type II toxin-antitoxin system HicB family antitoxin — translation MSVYKFSVVIERDSDGYFALCPELQGCYTQGDTYEEILESIKDAIRFHIEDRIESGEEIPQAESITLTMLERFSTQKS, via the coding sequence ATGAGTGTATATAAGTTTTCAGTTGTAATCGAAAGGGATAGCGATGGATATTTTGCCCTTTGCCCTGAACTTCAGGGTTGCTACACACAGGGAGATACGTATGAAGAGATTTTAGAAAGTATAAAGGATGCTATTCGATTTCACATAGAAGACAGAATTGAAAGCGGTGAAGAAATTCCGCAAGCAGAATCGATAACTCTCACCATGCTGGAAAGATTCTCCACCCAAAAGTCTTAG
- a CDS encoding endonuclease domain-containing protein produces the protein MLPFKKKLKPFARNLRSNMTDAEQLIWSKIRRKQIGDLQFYRQKNIGHYIVDFYCPKGKLIVEIGGGQHYENDGMKKDRARDRYLQMLGFAVLRFSDIDVLKNIDGVVERIHEHLKSPLTPL, from the coding sequence ATGCTGCCCTTCAAGAAGAAACTCAAACCATTCGCCCGGAATTTAAGAAGCAACATGACCGATGCCGAACAGCTTATCTGGTCGAAGATCAGGAGGAAGCAGATAGGCGATTTACAATTCTACCGGCAGAAAAATATCGGTCATTACATCGTGGACTTTTACTGCCCAAAGGGAAAACTCATCGTGGAGATAGGTGGTGGGCAACATTATGAGAATGATGGGATGAAGAAAGATCGGGCAAGGGATCGATATCTTCAGATGCTTGGATTTGCCGTGCTGCGCTTTTCCGACATAGACGTGCTCAAAAACATTGATGGAGTAGTTGAAAGAATCCATGAACATTTAAAATCCCCCCTGACCCCCCTTTAG
- a CDS encoding HI0074 family nucleotidyltransferase substrate-binding subunit, translating into MERLRLKHKDAMRALTTLEEIAKEPFSMIVRDATIQRFEYTFEALWKFVKEYLKEHEGIHVNSPKACFRSLLSTGLLTEEETNKCLEMTDRRNDTSHTYKEAVAEIIFGRINDDYVMLIKEVLRKLSLHLHIIEK; encoded by the coding sequence ATGGAACGTTTAAGATTAAAGCATAAGGATGCAATGCGTGCTTTGACTACTCTTGAAGAAATAGCGAAAGAACCGTTTTCAATGATTGTCAGAGATGCAACAATCCAGAGATTTGAATACACATTTGAGGCCCTGTGGAAATTTGTTAAAGAATATCTTAAGGAACACGAAGGTATTCATGTCAATTCACCAAAAGCCTGTTTCCGGTCATTACTGTCAACCGGATTACTGACAGAGGAAGAGACTAATAAATGCCTGGAAATGACCGATCGAAGAAACGATACATCACATACCTACAAAGAAGCGGTAGCAGAGATTATCTTTGGAAGAATCAATGACGATTATGTGATGCTCATAAAAGAAGTTTTAAGAAAATTATCACTCCATCTTCACATTATAGAGAAATGA
- a CDS encoding nucleotidyltransferase domain-containing protein encodes MENKYLTELKELLQNLAKNRNIGIYLYGSRARGDNFASSDVDIGILPNDQIDAVEIAFWREIIENSNIPYHIELVNLNEVSDDFKKEIMKDAVAWNV; translated from the coding sequence ATGGAAAATAAATATCTTACTGAATTAAAAGAATTATTACAGAATCTTGCGAAAAACAGGAACATCGGGATATACCTGTATGGGTCTCGTGCCCGTGGAGATAATTTCGCGTCTTCCGATGTCGATATTGGTATATTACCCAATGATCAAATAGACGCCGTAGAAATAGCCTTCTGGCGGGAAATAATAGAGAATTCGAATATTCCCTACCATATAGAACTCGTCAATTTAAATGAAGTATCAGATGATTTTAAAAAAGAAATAATGAAGGATGCCGTTGCATGGAACGTTTAA
- a CDS encoding nucleotidyltransferase domain-containing protein translates to MKKKQNKAIEEYTKLLKKLYGTVVLKAVVFGSVARGENDKDSDVDILIVISDKYAKLKDEIGMSAYEIALKNNVVFSPIVMDESTYEWYRINKDPFYKNIRRDGIEIWTKKPESLLKSAAVLLTKKLERSKHAGVEAAFNQHFIKTRILEIEYGKIFNYVRQKREESDYTAKVMIEKETAEKIVKDSKRFIRRMKKYLITINDAQ, encoded by the coding sequence ATGAAAAAAAAGCAGAATAAAGCGATAGAAGAATATACGAAACTTTTGAAGAAGCTGTATGGTACGGTTGTCTTGAAGGCTGTAGTGTTTGGATCCGTTGCACGAGGAGAAAACGACAAAGATTCCGATGTAGATATCCTCATCGTTATCTCAGACAAATATGCGAAATTGAAAGACGAGATAGGTATGTCTGCCTATGAGATTGCATTGAAAAACAACGTGGTGTTCTCACCAATTGTGATGGATGAAAGCACCTACGAATGGTACCGAATCAACAAAGACCCCTTCTATAAGAACATCCGCAGAGATGGAATCGAGATTTGGACGAAAAAACCAGAGAGCTTATTAAAGTCCGCAGCCGTACTGCTCACAAAAAAACTGGAGCGATCAAAGCATGCCGGGGTGGAAGCGGCATTCAACCAGCATTTCATTAAAACCAGAATTCTCGAAATAGAATATGGGAAGATATTCAATTATGTAAGACAAAAAAGGGAAGAAAGCGATTATACTGCAAAAGTTATGATCGAAAAGGAAACAGCAGAGAAGATAGTGAAAGATTCAAAGAGATTCATACGACGGATGAAAAAATACCTCATAACCATTAATGATGCCCAATAG
- a CDS encoding ATP-binding protein: protein MQYERIIHKQLKNRIDTPEIVVVTGMRRVGKTTALQMIFDEIPGKNKVFIDIENPIDQRIFEEKDYNNIWANLQVYGISNREKSYIFLDEIQAMPAIVKAVKYLQDHYNVKFFLTGSSSFYLKNLFPESLAGRKIIFDLYPLDFEEFLIFKNHAKEFHESLTDKDNYKNPVTFEKTRKLYEEYLEYGGFPQVVLTEDRHDKIAQLNDIFKSYFEKDVRLISDFKQIRHFRDLLLLLLQRTGSKLDISKLASEVGISRETVYAYLAFLEGTYFINLLTPFTRNPDREVSGTKKVYLCDNGFLRHFGRVSNGALLENAVYLNLRKYGKIQYYQRRSGREIDFILADRTVGLEVKRTGTEDDYRRLTSLSKSLGLQEQYIITQEFKDIRGFIPALEL, encoded by the coding sequence ATGCAATATGAGCGGATAATTCATAAGCAACTGAAAAATCGTATCGATACGCCGGAGATTGTTGTAGTAACCGGTATGCGTCGTGTAGGCAAAACGACGGCGCTCCAAATGATATTCGATGAGATCCCTGGCAAAAACAAGGTGTTCATTGACATCGAAAATCCCATTGACCAGCGGATATTTGAAGAGAAGGACTACAACAACATCTGGGCAAATCTTCAGGTCTATGGCATATCAAATAGAGAAAAATCATATATTTTTCTTGATGAAATCCAGGCAATGCCCGCCATTGTCAAAGCCGTCAAGTACCTGCAAGACCACTATAACGTGAAATTTTTTCTTACCGGCTCAAGCAGCTTTTATCTTAAAAACCTTTTTCCGGAAAGTCTGGCTGGGAGAAAAATCATTTTTGATCTTTATCCCCTTGATTTTGAAGAATTTCTTATTTTCAAGAATCACGCAAAGGAATTTCATGAATCATTAACCGACAAGGACAACTATAAGAATCCCGTTACCTTTGAGAAAACCAGGAAACTCTATGAAGAATATCTGGAATACGGAGGATTTCCGCAGGTTGTTCTGACCGAAGATCGCCACGATAAGATCGCCCAACTGAACGATATATTCAAATCCTATTTTGAAAAAGACGTCCGACTGATATCGGATTTCAAACAGATCAGACACTTTCGCGATCTGTTACTGCTGCTATTACAGAGAACGGGCTCCAAACTGGACATATCGAAGCTTGCATCCGAAGTTGGCATCTCGCGTGAAACCGTTTATGCATATCTCGCCTTTCTGGAGGGAACGTACTTTATTAACCTTCTGACGCCCTTTACCCGCAATCCCGACAGGGAAGTCAGCGGCACGAAGAAAGTCTATCTGTGTGATAACGGGTTTCTCCGCCACTTCGGCCGAGTCAGCAATGGCGCTCTTCTGGAAAACGCAGTCTATCTTAATTTGAGGAAATACGGCAAAATCCAATATTACCAAAGACGCTCCGGACGGGAAATAGATTTTATTCTTGCCGACCGTACAGTTGGCCTCGAAGTAAAAAGAACGGGTACAGAAGATGATTACCGACGGCTTACATCGCTGAGTAAATCACTGGGCTTACAAGAGCAATACATTATTACGCAAGAGTTCAAGGATATACGGGGATTTATCCCTGCTCTGGAACTGTAG
- a CDS encoding nucleotidyltransferase family protein, producing the protein MNAKITIPRDRIAQFCLQNRIRKLALFGSVLREDFQPDSDVDVLVEFYPEYVPGLSFFRMQRELSQILGRKVDMNTPQDLSQYYRDKVLTEAEVFYDAA; encoded by the coding sequence ATGAATGCAAAGATCACTATACCGAGGGATCGAATCGCACAGTTCTGTCTCCAGAACCGCATTCGTAAGCTTGCATTGTTCGGCTCGGTGTTGAGAGAAGATTTCCAACCTGACAGTGATGTTGATGTCCTGGTGGAGTTCTATCCAGAGTATGTTCCTGGTCTGTCGTTTTTCCGCATGCAGCGCGAATTGTCGCAGATTTTGGGGCGGAAGGTGGACATGAACACCCCACAGGACCTAAGCCAATACTATCGGGATAAGGTATTGACCGAAGCAGAGGTGTTTTATGACGCGGCATGA
- a CDS encoding DUF86 domain-containing protein, giving the protein MTRHDLLVRVRHMLDNAREAVEMTVGLCRTDLDNNRQLNLALTRLLEIVGEAAARVHDDFRQQHPEIPWRDIADLRNRLIHGYDSVNFDILWTILREDMPPLIARLEEILKEK; this is encoded by the coding sequence ATGACGCGGCATGATTTACTTGTCCGCGTTCGGCATATGTTGGACAATGCCCGTGAGGCCGTAGAGATGACCGTCGGGCTTTGCCGCACCGACCTTGACAATAACCGGCAACTGAACCTGGCGTTGACGCGTCTGCTGGAGATTGTGGGCGAGGCGGCCGCACGAGTGCACGATGATTTCCGGCAGCAGCACCCGGAGATTCCATGGCGCGATATCGCGGATCTCCGTAACCGTCTGATACACGGCTACGATAGCGTAAATTTTGACATTCTTTGGACAATCCTTCGGGAGGATATGCCACCACTAATTGCAAGGTTGGAAGAGATCCTGAAGGAAAAATAA
- a CDS encoding PIN domain-containing protein, with the protein MLEKLLDSVILIDHLNGVPRATEFLLALDPAKTAISVISYAEILTGLDKDGERKAVPLLSSFEILGIDAAVAEKAAALRRQYGWKLPDAFQAAIAILHGVKLCTRNTKDFNPQKHPFVEIPYLL; encoded by the coding sequence ATGTTAGAGAAATTGCTCGATTCCGTCATCCTCATCGACCACCTCAACGGCGTCCCACGGGCGACTGAATTTCTTCTTGCGCTAGATCCGGCGAAGACGGCCATCTCGGTGATCAGCTATGCCGAGATTCTGACGGGTCTGGATAAGGACGGGGAGCGGAAGGCCGTGCCTCTGCTCAGCAGTTTCGAGATACTGGGGATCGATGCCGCCGTGGCCGAGAAAGCCGCCGCGCTCCGGCGGCAGTACGGATGGAAGCTGCCCGACGCCTTTCAGGCCGCCATTGCCATACTCCACGGCGTCAAGTTGTGCACCCGCAACACCAAAGACTTCAATCCGCAGAAACACCCCTTCGTCGAAATCCCCTATCTTCTTTAA
- a CDS encoding type II toxin-antitoxin system prevent-host-death family antitoxin, translated as MEINVKEARNRLSSLLDRVEEGAEVILLRRGKEVARLVPPSGTGRRLPSLRDFRLSIKTRSSPLSETVIQGRQEERYGR; from the coding sequence ATGGAAATAAACGTCAAAGAAGCCAGAAATAGGCTCAGTTCGCTTCTGGATCGCGTGGAGGAAGGCGCCGAAGTTATTCTCTTGCGCAGGGGTAAGGAGGTGGCCCGGCTTGTTCCTCCTTCAGGAACGGGAAGACGGCTACCCAGCCTGCGTGATTTCCGATTATCTATCAAGACCCGGAGCAGCCCCTTGAGCGAGACCGTTATCCAGGGTAGACAGGAAGAGCGTTACGGCCGCTGA
- a CDS encoding GDP-mannose dehydrogenase, with the protein MTQQEQLVSISPNGESFPLPREQDYKMEFERLSKLAQEQKAVGREVVVVMGLGFVGAVMAGVVADTVDRSTGKPSKFVIGMQRPSTRSFWKIPYINRGFAPVESEDPEVAPLIHRCVNEKKTLVATFTYDVLSLADVVVVDVQCDYNKETLGDMRCGEADIAALEDSLRVIGERIQPDCMVLIETTVPPGTTEYIAYPIMKKAFEKRGILDRDPLLAHSFERVMPGRHYVSSIRDFWRVCSGINEEARKRVTAFLSDVLNVEKYPLTVLDRPIESETCKIVENSYRATILAYLHEWSIFAERNGVDLIKVLEAIRVRPTHSNIIFPGPGIGGYCLPKDGGLGVWSYHTLMGFEDDIFKITPAAININDTRSLHAVQLVRDALRNMGKIVAACKIAVLGASYREDVGDTRYSGSEILVRKLTEMGADVAVHDPYVKHWWEFEKQESYPAPGHSKSRFFRNQERLTELRIDEDISDTLNKADAVVLAVRHEAYLRLTPDSIVEMTGRPAAVVDCFGILDDARIRRFFELGCEVKGLGRGHVKRIKDEVQGMKK; encoded by the coding sequence ATGACGCAACAAGAACAATTAGTTTCCATCTCTCCCAATGGTGAATCGTTTCCCCTTCCCCGGGAACAGGACTATAAGATGGAATTCGAACGCCTCAGTAAGCTTGCCCAGGAACAAAAAGCAGTTGGGCGCGAAGTTGTTGTCGTAATGGGATTGGGATTTGTGGGAGCAGTCATGGCAGGCGTTGTCGCCGATACCGTTGATCGTTCTACGGGAAAACCTTCAAAGTTTGTCATCGGGATGCAGCGTCCTTCAACGCGATCCTTCTGGAAGATTCCTTATATTAACCGTGGTTTTGCACCCGTAGAATCGGAAGATCCGGAAGTTGCCCCGTTAATTCATCGTTGCGTGAATGAAAAGAAGACGTTAGTGGCTACTTTCACTTATGACGTCCTTTCCCTTGCCGATGTCGTGGTAGTTGATGTTCAGTGCGATTACAACAAAGAAACCTTAGGCGATATGCGATGCGGGGAGGCGGATATTGCCGCCCTCGAGGATAGCCTCAGAGTTATCGGCGAAAGAATACAACCGGATTGCATGGTTCTCATTGAAACAACGGTCCCCCCGGGTACAACGGAATATATTGCTTACCCTATCATGAAAAAGGCCTTTGAAAAGCGGGGAATCCTTGATCGTGACCCCCTCCTGGCTCATTCCTTTGAACGGGTCATGCCTGGACGACACTATGTGTCCTCGATACGGGATTTCTGGAGGGTCTGCAGCGGTATCAATGAAGAAGCGCGGAAACGCGTCACGGCATTCCTGTCCGATGTGTTGAATGTTGAAAAGTATCCCCTCACGGTTTTAGACAGGCCGATTGAGAGTGAAACCTGCAAGATCGTGGAGAATTCCTATCGCGCCACGATCCTGGCGTATCTCCACGAGTGGAGTATTTTCGCGGAAAGGAATGGGGTGGATCTTATCAAGGTGCTGGAAGCCATCCGCGTGCGACCCACCCACTCGAATATCATCTTTCCGGGACCGGGGATCGGGGGCTACTGCCTTCCCAAGGATGGCGGTCTTGGCGTATGGTCCTACCACACCCTGATGGGCTTTGAAGACGACATTTTTAAAATAACACCGGCAGCTATCAATATAAACGATACAAGGTCACTTCATGCCGTGCAACTGGTGAGGGACGCATTGCGGAATATGGGAAAGATCGTGGCTGCCTGCAAGATTGCCGTTCTCGGGGCGTCTTACCGGGAGGATGTTGGGGATACCCGCTACAGTGGATCCGAAATCCTGGTCCGCAAGCTGACAGAGATGGGGGCCGATGTTGCGGTTCATGATCCCTACGTGAAACACTGGTGGGAGTTTGAAAAGCAGGAAAGTTATCCGGCGCCCGGTCATTCGAAATCCCGCTTCTTCCGCAACCAGGAAAGGCTTACCGAACTGCGCATCGATGAGGATATTTCTGATACTCTGAACAAGGCAGACGCCGTTGTGCTCGCGGTACGGCACGAGGCATATCTGCGTTTAACACCGGACAGTATTGTAGAAATGACGGGGCGGCCAGCGGCTGTGGTGGATTGTTTTGGGATCTTAGATGACGCCAGGATCAGGCGATTTTTTGAGCTTGGCTGTGAGGTAAAAGGATTGGGCCGCGGTCATGTGAAGAGAATAAAAGACGAGGTTCAAGGAATGAAAAAATAG
- a CDS encoding response regulator has translation MANFKNRKKRVLVVDDEENIREILTEYLNDIGYRVTCAVNGQEALQIYSGGHFDIILSDLVMRPMDGMELLNEIRKVDPDAIFIMITGHPSVESAMEAIKKGARDYITKPFNIDEIRMKIERALLERSLRGRLKNIKGAVWALLISIPVWLVLGIILAKALK, from the coding sequence ATGGCCAATTTCAAAAACAGAAAAAAGAGGGTGTTAGTTGTTGATGATGAGGAAAACATACGGGAAATCCTTACAGAGTATCTCAACGACATTGGTTATAGGGTGACATGCGCCGTAAACGGTCAGGAGGCCCTGCAGATATACAGTGGAGGGCATTTCGATATCATACTGTCGGATCTCGTTATGCGGCCGATGGATGGAATGGAGCTGCTCAATGAAATCAGGAAAGTAGATCCGGACGCAATATTCATCATGATTACCGGCCATCCCTCCGTAGAATCTGCCATGGAAGCTATTAAGAAAGGGGCCAGGGATTATATCACGAAGCCCTTCAACATTGATGAAATCAGAATGAAGATTGAAAGAGCCCTTCTTGAGCGGAGCCTGCGAGGGAGATTGAAGAATATCAAGGGGGCCGTCTGGGCTCTCCTGATTTCCATCCCCGTGTGGCTGGTTCTCGGCATCATACTGGCGAAAGCACTCAAATAG
- a CDS encoding DUF2442 domain-containing protein, whose translation MNILAIEKEITEPAAIRAWVEKRMIYIELTDGRIIGFPANRFKILANASEEKLKEVTIRLNGFALRWESLDEDITVPGIVAGNFQLPLSNDNLPVGQVYKKGV comes from the coding sequence ATGAATATTTTGGCAATTGAAAAAGAAATAACTGAGCCAGCAGCTATTCGCGCATGGGTTGAAAAAAGAATGATTTATATTGAATTAACAGATGGGCGTATCATCGGTTTTCCCGCAAATCGATTCAAAATATTAGCGAATGCTTCTGAAGAAAAACTAAAAGAAGTAACCATTCGATTAAATGGCTTTGCGCTTCGCTGGGAGTCGCTTGATGAAGATATTACAGTCCCTGGTATAGTAGCCGGCAACTTTCAGCTGCCCTTATCTAATGATAATCTGCCGGTAGGGCAAGTGTATAAGAAAGGTGTATAA